The Filimonas lacunae genomic sequence CATACAACAGTGCCTGCTACTGTAATGGTAACCCGTGCTGCATTACCGGCAAACAGGAGAGAAGAGCTTGCTTACATTATTTATACTTCCGGCTCTACAGGAAAGCCTAAGGGCGCTATGGTAGAGCAGCAGGGAATGGTGAATCACCTGTTTGCCAAAATAGATTTACTGGGGCTGAATGACAACAGTGTTGTTGCGCAGAATGCTTCGCAAAGCTTTGATATTTCGGTATGGCAGTTTTTTGCTGCCCTGCTGGTGGGCGGTACGGTGGTTGTTTACGATCAGGAAGTAATACTGGATGTGCCTGCTTTCATTAGCCGGCTTGAGCAAGACAAGGTGACGGTGCTGGAAGTGGTGCCGAGTTATTTGTCTGTGATGCTGGATGAAATGGAGTTACAGCCTGGTCAGTCTTACTTGTGCCGGTTATTATGGTTGGTGGTAACGGGTGAAACCGTTAAACAGCGATTGCTTGCCAGATGGTTTTTGCTATTCCGGGTGCCTGTGGTAAATGCATACGGGCCAACGGAGGTTTCTGATGATATTACGCATTTTGTGATGCACCAGGCCCCTGAACAATTAATTGTACCTATAGGTCGTGTGGTGCCTAACCTGAAAATATATATAGTAGATGCCGGAGGTGGGTTATGTCCCCGGGGCGTTAGTGGTGAAATATGGGTTTCCGGCGTAGGTGTGGGGAAAGGGTATATAAACAATCCAGTCAAAACACAGGATGTATTTATTGTTGATCCTTTTTGCGGTCAGCCGGATGTTCGGCTGTATAAAACAGGAGATATCGGAAGGTACTTACCGGATGGAAATATTGAGTTTTTAGGCAGAATAGATCAGCAGGTAAAAATACGGGGTAATAGAATTGAACTGGAAGAAATTGAAGCTCACCTGGTGCAGTTTCCGGATGTAAAAGAAGCGGCAGTACTGGTGAAGGAGAATGGAGGAGAGCAGGCGCTTGCTGCATTTATTACATGGGCTGGCGCAACTGCAGCCGATATTCCTGCTATCAGGGGATGGCTTAGCCGTATACTTCCGGAGTATATGATTCCGGAACAATGGCTGGTGCTGGAACATCTTCCGCTGAATGCGAATGGTAAAACCGACAGGCAGCAACTGGCTGCGCTTACTCCTGCCGGCATTACTAACGGGCAGGTAATTGCTCCGCAAACTGCTACTGAAAAAGTTTTGGCAGATATATGGAAGCAGTTACTGCAAAAAGAGACGGTTGGGGTAAATAGTCATTTCTTTTTAACAGGCGGTCAGTCGCTGAAAGCCACGCAGCTGGTTTCACAGGTTTACAGATTGCTAAAAACGAAAATATCCGTAAAAAATGTATTTGAATATCCTGAACTGGGTAGTCTTGCTGCTTATATTGATAGAACAGAGCATCAGCAATTTGTTCCCATTCATCCGGTAGTTAAAAATGAAGCGGGTTATTATCCGGCTTCCAATGCACAAAGAAGATTGTGGCTGATAGACCAGATGGAAGACGAACTGGTAGCTTATAATTCTTATGCTGCTTTTGAATTAAACGGCAACCTGAATATACCCGCATTGCGTAATGCGATAGAACAGGTGGTGGATAAATATGAAATACTACGAACCACTTTTGAAGTGGCAGATGGTGTGCTGATGCAGCGGGTGCATGGTTCCGGTGATTTGCCTGTACAACTGGAAGTAGTGGATGGCACAAATGGAACTTATAACCGGGAAACCATCACGGCATTGTTGCAAAAGCGTGCATATGCTGCTATGGATTTGCAGAATGGCCCGCTATTTCAGGCAACGGTGTATTTGCTGCCTGACGATACCAGCTATTTCTTTTGTGTGATGCATCATATCATTTGCGATGGCTGGTCTAATAACCTGCTTATCCGGGAAGTGTTCCGGAATTACCACGCCTTTGGCCAGCAGCCGGAGAAGCAGCATAACAGCACCGTATTACCTGTTCAATACAAAGATTTCGCTTTCTGGCAGCAACAGCAGTTGGTTTCAGATGAGTATGCGGCACATAAACAATACTGGCAGCAGGTATTTGAAGAAGAAGTTCCTGTGCTGGCAATGCCTTACAGCAAAGAGAGGCCTGCTGTTAAAACGTATAAGGGGCAAACGATACGACATTGCTTTTCTGCGCAAAAACTGGCCTTGTTAAACAGGCTGGCTCAAAAAGCAGACGCCAGCTTGTTTATGGTGTTGAATGCATTGGTAAATGTGTTGCTGTATAAGTATACAGGGCAGCGGGATATTGTGATAGGCACTGTTACTTCCGGTAGAAATCATCCGGACCTGGATGAGCAGATTGGCTATTTTCTGGACACGGTTTGTTTGAGAAATACCATTGAGCCTGAAAAGAACCTGGTGCAATGGCTGCAGGTAGTGAAGCAACGTACGCTGGAGGCATTTGACCACCAGGCATACCCATTTGATTTGCTGGTGAACGATTTGCATGTACAACGTGAAATGAGCCGGAACCCGCTGTTTGATATCGCTATTGTACTGCAGAATTTTGATGAAGATGAAAGTTCGCTTTTTAAAGGGCAGCTGAGCGAGTTACAGGTAAATACACTGCCGCTGGTAGTAGAGCATAGCCTTTTTGATATAGAACTGGAATTTGCCGAACAGGAGGGGGCTTTATGGCTTTATCTGAACTATAACACAAACCTGTTTGAAGAACGCCGGATGCAAAACCTGGCCGGGCATATAGACCTGTTGCTGGAGCAACTGGAGCGCGATCCGGAAATGCCTGTAGGGAAGTTATCGTTGCTGACCGAGGCAGAACAGCAGGCTTATCATCAGCGGTTTACAGTAGAAGCGTATCCGCTGGAGCAAACTTATTTCCATTGTATGGAAAGGTTTGCGGTAGAAACGCCGGATAAAACCGCTGTTGTATACAACGACCGGAAGCTTAGTTACGGCTCGCTGAATGCTTTGGTGAACCAGCTGGCCAGGGTACTGAACAGGCGTGCTGCCTTACGTTCTGAAGAGCTGGTAGGTGTTTTTATGCGTCGCAGTGAAATAATGGCCGCTGCTATTCTGGCCATATGGAAGTCGGGTGCAGCATATGTACCGCTGGAAAGAAAACTTCCCGATAACCGCATCATCAGCATATTAGAAGAGGCGGGTGTAAAGCATGTGGTAGCGGAAAGGGAATGTGTTACGGAGACTATTGCAGAAGCCATGAAAGATATATGTGTGTTTCACTACATAGATGAATTGTTAGAAGAAGCCAAGGTTGAACCAACGGATAATTACGTCGTGCCTATGGAGGTGGATGCGCTGGCCTTTGTACTGTTTACTTCGGGTTCTACCGGTAAGCCTAAGGGGGCCATGCTGGAGCACGCCGGTAAAATGAACCATGCTTACAATAGTGTGGAGGTTTTTAATATGAATGCGGATATGAAATTGATACAGAGTGCTTCGCATGGATTTGACATATCTGTATGGCAGTTTTTTAATGCATTCACTGCCGGAGGAACTACCGTCATTTATGAAGATGCACTGGTGAATGATCCAGAAGCCTTCCTTACAAGGTTGTTGCACGATAAGGCCACTCATTTGCTGCTGGTGCCTTCTTACCTGGCTTTATTGCTGGATATAATAGAAGCCGATCCTGCCCGGTATCCGCTTTCCTTGCAGTTTTTGGATAGTTGTGGAGAGATACTAAAGCCTTCGCTGGTGAAAAGATGGTTTGCATTATTTCCTCATATTCCTATTGTAAATGATTACGGGCCTACGGAGGTATCGGATACTGTTACTTTTTACACTTTATATTCTGCTGAAGGTTTGAAGGAGAAAGTTCCTGTGGGTTACACGTTGCACAACATGTGCAGCTATGTTACCGATGAAAACATGAACCTGGTTCCGGATGGTATTGCAGGTGAGTTGTGCCTGGCAGGAGTAGGTGTGGGGCGTGGGTATTTGAAAGATACTGAAAAAACTGCCGTGTCTTTTATGACAGATCCTTTTACAAACAGGCCGCAACGTTTATATAAATCGGGCGACCGTGCCATTTTTAACGAAAAAGGAATATTGGAATTAGGTGGCAGGAAAGATCACCAGGTAAAAGTAAATGGGCACCGCATTGAATTGGGCGAGATAGAAGCACGTATTACCCAGCTATCTTCTGTGAAAGGAGCTGTGGTGCTGGATAAAGAAGACGAAGCTGGTAAAAAATACCTGGCTGCTTATGTGGTGCCGCAGGAAATGTCTGAAGTTTCTTACAGTGAAATTAAAGAAGCTATTGCACGTGAGCTGCCTGGCTATATGGTGCCACACCGGTATCATTTTATGGAAGCGATCCCTGTTACGGTGAACGGGAAAGCCGATAGGCGTGCGTTGGGGGCTATTGCGCTGCAGCAGCAAGAAGCAGGAGAGGCAGAAGCGCCTGCTACACGCGAGCAGGAAGTGCTGGCTACTGCCTGGCAACAGGTTTTTCAAAAGCCGGTAGTGCATTTGAATGAAAATTTTTACCAGGCTGGTGGTGATTCTATTACTGCCATACAACTGGCTTCTCATATTTCCCGACAAGGATACAAGGCAGAAATAAGAGATATTATGCGCTATCCTTCTATTAAAGAACTGGCTCCTTACCTGCGGCCTGTAACACAGTTGGCCTGGCAGGAACCGGTTATTGGGCAGGTTCCGCTAACCTCTGTTCAGAAAGATTTTTTTGCTTCGGATAAGGCTAATAAAAATCATTATCATCAGTCTGCATTGTTATACGCTGCTGCCGGGCTAAAACCCGCTGCTATTGCTGCGGTGTGGCATAAGTTGCAGGAGTGGCATGATGCGCTTCGTATCACCTTTACTTTGAAAGACGGGGAGGTAACTCAATATAACCGCCCTGAAACGGAGTGGGCATCTGTAGAATGGTTTGAGGTGTCTGCAGAAACAGAAGTAATGGCTTTTATGGAAGAGAAAGCGTTGGAACTGGCTGCTGCTATCCGGTTAACAGAAGGCTCTTTGGCCAGGGTGGCTGTTTTTAATACTGCCCAAGGTGCCTATTTGCTGTTGATTATCCATCACCTGGTAATTGATGGTGTTTCGTGGAGGATACTGCTGGAAGATGTAACTGTTTTATACGAACAGGCGTTGAAAGAAGAGCCTCTGGTGCTTCCTGCTAAAACAGATGGGTTTAAACGATGGAGCGAGCAGCTACAGGTATACGCTTCGGGAGAAGTGCTGGCTGCGGAAACGGAGTACTGGAAAAAGGTGTATGCAGGTATCTGCGAACTTACTTTGGATTATGAGAACGCGCAGCCTGGCAGCATTAACAGCCTGCGGCATTACAGGGTGGCGTTAACGGAAGAAGATACACGCTTGTTGTTAACAGTGGCTCCCCAGGCTTTTAATACAGATATGAACGATTTGTTGTTAGCTGCATTAACGCTTGCTACGCAACAACAGTTTGCTGTTGGCGCCGTAAGTGTAATGCTGGAGAGCCATGGCAGGGCAGAGTTAGAGCCAGGTTTGTCTGTAGACAGAACCCTGGGATGGTTTACCAGTGTTTACCCCGTAGTGTTATCGGTAGATGTGAATCAGGATACGGGCAGACAGATACGTATTGTGAAAGAACTGTTGCACCAGGTGCCCCATAAAGGAATTGGATATGGGCTGTTAAAGCATTTGCCTGATGGTGAACTGAAAGAGCGGGTACGTCCTTCTATTCTGTTCAACTACCTGGGACAAACAGACGAAGCTACTGCCGGCAATGCTTTTGAGTGGCTGGGGCATATGCCGGGCTGCGAAGAGGATGTCGATAATCAGGGCGAA encodes the following:
- a CDS encoding non-ribosomal peptide synthetase, whose amino-acid sequence is MILHTSGLHGAKDMLCLPDILLYPKQKDNGIYFIVNGNEYSFVSYAHLLHKALVLLNGFYHAGVVAGDEMILVEEDSEGLLVAFWACILGKIVPVPVSAGVKDGHKLKLYSIWNELRRPYIYTRQAYLDKWVLYAAENGLEFRHYKPEHRFYHSQDECVLAPVNIADLPEVSPSDLAFIQYSSGSTGTPKGVMLSHANLICNLSDITERTQIKQQDEVLSWIPLTHDLGMIAFHLSSSYAGCNQYIMPTALFIRRPLLWMELADKFKATISYSPNFGYQYFLDALSRSDQFNWNLASLRTIVNGAEPILADVCRRFTYTLAVYGLPEHVISPSYGLAEASVGVSGYLPGVPLKEYFIPRPALQRYRSLGELRTTAQPGDVSFICVGTGSEQCHFRICGEQDEVLPPATIGHVQIKGGNVTSGYYNSSLNADLFTEDGWLRTGDLGFVNEWYELVITGREKNMIILQGQNYYSHDIEKLLFGIDDISLGKVVACADAGKGNEKELFIVFVLYKKPLSKFVEVIKAINARLTEQLGLAPDMIIPVKEIPKTTSGKVQHHELIDGYRRGYFADELAELGTLYDTRSRLTELWKSVFRNEEVAPSVDFFAAGGNSMLAIQLLSQIAIHFNRHITVKQLFENASVDKLEKLLLQPDEGGWMSKIPAATVRPYYPLSHQQLRVWTMEQVAGTGTMHHIYKAFRFNTVLLNTHWLQEAVHRLVKRHEVLRTLIGEWDGEPGQTVLPAEKLRFFFRHAVEEGRMEAEVLSTIRAPFNLEEESAFAVHLFVDNNGNGVLLFLMHHIIGDGWSAQVILSDLQHIYNALASDSEDQLPLLKLHYKDYASWQRNAVQEQMYAQQQQLFWQQQLQQLPPRLQLPSLPVGKEQVGYAGRSVKHVLPASLAHQIIQVAGQQQVSVFTVLLAITKVLFYKYSGLDDILVGTTVSGRNNAELQHQVGLYINTVPLRTRLQVMEGFLPLLHSLRDTLTGILDHQEYPFDMILEALQEQAGANVQQPLFDVLVEFQAFDHEAAEVVLHNATLSPWEIHNGTALAHLDMEFVQSGDVLFIRCGYNTAVYSEEHIARMLAAFEQLAGGLLNAPANSLSSFSVMTKADHLWLEEMNNSAKSFPLHQPADLLLEAVVRQYADKTALVSGGRTVSYRQLDNTATILCDLLTTIGQVAGYQVTGILMDRSVELVAAIYGGWKAGWAYVPLHPDLPGERMDFMVQDAAVSVLVTEGKYLYLAEEMVKRGVVKHVIVSYTPGVFSWHTTVPATVMVTRAALPANRREELAYIIYTSGSTGKPKGAMVEQQGMVNHLFAKIDLLGLNDNSVVAQNASQSFDISVWQFFAALLVGGTVVVYDQEVILDVPAFISRLEQDKVTVLEVVPSYLSVMLDEMELQPGQSYLCRLLWLVVTGETVKQRLLARWFLLFRVPVVNAYGPTEVSDDITHFVMHQAPEQLIVPIGRVVPNLKIYIVDAGGGLCPRGVSGEIWVSGVGVGKGYINNPVKTQDVFIVDPFCGQPDVRLYKTGDIGRYLPDGNIEFLGRIDQQVKIRGNRIELEEIEAHLVQFPDVKEAAVLVKENGGEQALAAFITWAGATAADIPAIRGWLSRILPEYMIPEQWLVLEHLPLNANGKTDRQQLAALTPAGITNGQVIAPQTATEKVLADIWKQLLQKETVGVNSHFFLTGGQSLKATQLVSQVYRLLKTKISVKNVFEYPELGSLAAYIDRTEHQQFVPIHPVVKNEAGYYPASNAQRRLWLIDQMEDELVAYNSYAAFELNGNLNIPALRNAIEQVVDKYEILRTTFEVADGVLMQRVHGSGDLPVQLEVVDGTNGTYNRETITALLQKRAYAAMDLQNGPLFQATVYLLPDDTSYFFCVMHHIICDGWSNNLLIREVFRNYHAFGQQPEKQHNSTVLPVQYKDFAFWQQQQLVSDEYAAHKQYWQQVFEEEVPVLAMPYSKERPAVKTYKGQTIRHCFSAQKLALLNRLAQKADASLFMVLNALVNVLLYKYTGQRDIVIGTVTSGRNHPDLDEQIGYFLDTVCLRNTIEPEKNLVQWLQVVKQRTLEAFDHQAYPFDLLVNDLHVQREMSRNPLFDIAIVLQNFDEDESSLFKGQLSELQVNTLPLVVEHSLFDIELEFAEQEGALWLYLNYNTNLFEERRMQNLAGHIDLLLEQLERDPEMPVGKLSLLTEAEQQAYHQRFTVEAYPLEQTYFHCMERFAVETPDKTAVVYNDRKLSYGSLNALVNQLARVLNRRAALRSEELVGVFMRRSEIMAAAILAIWKSGAAYVPLERKLPDNRIISILEEAGVKHVVAERECVTETIAEAMKDICVFHYIDELLEEAKVEPTDNYVVPMEVDALAFVLFTSGSTGKPKGAMLEHAGKMNHAYNSVEVFNMNADMKLIQSASHGFDISVWQFFNAFTAGGTTVIYEDALVNDPEAFLTRLLHDKATHLLLVPSYLALLLDIIEADPARYPLSLQFLDSCGEILKPSLVKRWFALFPHIPIVNDYGPTEVSDTVTFYTLYSAEGLKEKVPVGYTLHNMCSYVTDENMNLVPDGIAGELCLAGVGVGRGYLKDTEKTAVSFMTDPFTNRPQRLYKSGDRAIFNEKGILELGGRKDHQVKVNGHRIELGEIEARITQLSSVKGAVVLDKEDEAGKKYLAAYVVPQEMSEVSYSEIKEAIARELPGYMVPHRYHFMEAIPVTVNGKADRRALGAIALQQQEAGEAEAPATREQEVLATAWQQVFQKPVVHLNENFYQAGGDSITAIQLASHISRQGYKAEIRDIMRYPSIKELAPYLRPVTQLAWQEPVIGQVPLTSVQKDFFASDKANKNHYHQSALLYAAAGLKPAAIAAVWHKLQEWHDALRITFTLKDGEVTQYNRPETEWASVEWFEVSAETEVMAFMEEKALELAAAIRLTEGSLARVAVFNTAQGAYLLLIIHHLVIDGVSWRILLEDVTVLYEQALKEEPLVLPAKTDGFKRWSEQLQVYASGEVLAAETEYWKKVYAGICELTLDYENAQPGSINSLRHYRVALTEEDTRLLLTVAPQAFNTDMNDLLLAALTLATQQQFAVGAVSVMLESHGRAELEPGLSVDRTLGWFTSVYPVVLSVDVNQDTGRQIRIVKELLHQVPHKGIGYGLLKHLPDGELKERVRPSILFNYLGQTDEATAGNAFEWLGHMPGCEEDVDNQGEYPVEITGIVNKGRLSLTAFYYPSMFTDATLQQWMNAYVLYLQQLIHYCAAQSGTRLTPSDFAYTSLSLEELEDLNNLLS